The DNA segment tcgaacgtgtccacatgacacaacctttatttacaagcctaaagaggccaccaacccaactaaaatgggactattaagccttcggccgcccctttacattctgtacaaggcatgaacatgccaaaagacaacggacagacataagcattacatcaaacatcttgtttagaagtttgtccgttacattctcccccacttatcccttcgacgtcctcgtcgaagcctttgtgaacactgcaactcttcgcctttgctgagtcttcaatcttccgctccagctgcaatgcgcctcctggctcccagctactctccgctgctgtttctgtgtagtcgaacctttgatccgccatgctgcttcaactcgccaatgactctgactctggtgtggggttggctgagttgtattgatcctcgttgattcctgcggatccaccaaatgaaggaaaagaccatccttagtgcgccagtctctcaaaattttcacatgctgcttgaactgggtggatgcttgttggagctttaacgagcatcgcctcgcaaacttctgaagttttgggtccttcctccacaaaatctgctcattgactcttctttcacttagttgtcacatccaagtaggttcgcatcacttccgctttcgattggcatttcgttgggaaatgaggcggacaatctactctcagtagcactgatcaccattggtgaggatttgacaactattatcttccattctcttcgaagggtctttgaacttgtgcagagctcctctgctggatagataagagaattggggtactcggtttcgcccattctcttaagagttgagaaggcaaaggttacttgacttcgcccgcctcctcgaggttgtacttcatgcatcgagctggttactggccttcgcctgctctttgctcacacttctgaagcacttgaagtgtttgcactccttgcgttgagttagctactgtgattcaccttctcaatgccattgaacttctggaatgcaggaagttttcaccccaacttggagtaattctctgatagatgaggtcgcctctgggattgtaccgtcttctccatcaaccctgccgcctactccattgagtagcaaaggtacaacaccgcgtactgcttgcttcgttccttggtcgtgcactcttgcatgacccgaagtccttcacttacggctatcttgatgagaaacttgttgacaccggtcttacgaagtttcttggcctctgcccttcagccttgtctcggtacttggagattgcctctgcatgctccacctcctcggcccctttcacgaccaagcgctctccctccatgagagcaagggatcaatgacttgcacggaagtcccgcctctgcggtaccatggcgctgccatgcccatggccctactatccgtcacctcgcctctgtatccctttccttcacaatcagtagagatgtctccgtggcactcctttgagtccacctccattctaactgatgcttgattttgggtagctaagtccctctggactcgtcgtcgcttcctcgcccctttcgacctcctgctttaacacctctgtgttctccaagcagtctgtttggtcgatggaaagacagactgcaactctcatccatggcctctgccatcacgttgtagagtttgcaccgattctattctccttagcttccttggtagcaacgttcgcttactcgaccttgtcctctgacttgtcgggctcccttaagcgaatatgagctttggagcagtccaactctccagctgcttcgatcatacctctgtatgatcaagtccctcccatggaactcactggtacttgcattcgaacttttcccttggtggaacccagcccccatatgctgatgaccaaggttttcatccgatgcaaaattcggtgcacgcccggaagacccgcctctgcggtaccatggccttcactccttgaatccatagcccttcctgccgtcgtgttgttcaccaaagcggagctcccagtagctcccgatcatacctccatatgatctcatccctcacgggactatgtcgtgtgtgtcgcattgccacgaactgttccaccacgatccgctgcaccatgtcgcctcctggtgacatctccattgcattctgatccttgtggaataaactcgaattgtgaaccctccatgtgtggcctctgccaatacatcgcagggtctcctccaccttcgattttgttcgctcctttggcaatcgaccttcatccacccactcttgggtcacacctagatgaagcaccgctctaggacagtccgtcgcctagtagctcccgaagtccaccgacttcactgtaatttgtgcaccattgtctggatcctgggcctctgcccctaccagcacaatctccgctgcgcactgcttcctttatggcaacttgaatggcaacactgtggcatattcttcaagagtacccgcctctgcgtcctcttgccccgtgctaaggccttccgaacccaacttcgcctccgcaaattgagtcgccttagttcctccatcaaatgctcctccgagataaggtgcatgtgcccagaagctcccttcgtctttggcaccatgcaagatgagtccgctccgtcagaaagaaggacccatggaacaacatgatcctacccttgcctctgcaagagctcatgtctttgacctctgtctaaggaaagcactatgcttctgctccatgttccaacttctctactggctcccttcaggcggcttgggtacttcgccaagttacacccaagttgctccgctcctcgtttttgcattgagtcgatggtggccctcgcgcccaccattccacgggtcaaccctcccttgagtccgatctccatatcgactctaagtgtgccttcatttaagttgcttcaggtcgctcccccacttgatctcgcaatgcatccaccaatgcattctctcgagcgagatcatgcggcaactcctcgctgcttgctcggtccattgagcttcgtggagttgttgttcgtgaggtactcctcctcaacatgtgaagttcgtctcacatgattctccctctggagtgccgagacttatccctcctggataactatcccgttggagcaatatctctcttcgtttcggagaccaccatccccttggactactccgatctgctgaacaaactgtgcattgttctgcctcctgcagacacacttgctagattgcgcctccacgtcaatacaaccaccgctgcacccctcaaggtctagcaacatgctgaactcgttgcacacttcagcctcctccggacgtatccttcgcatgccgaagagaaagtttcaatgctccatggcgccgagtctcggtcaccttgagatggccacgaacattccatcgtccgcatacaagcccatgcatgagtaccaaattcttcgagttagcaattcccctcacctctgtgagctttgcataactcttttggtcgttgagcaactaattccaccttggatggtctcattcttgccaagcgcctcgcttgcctagagcaccatcaagtatagttgtcaacgttgagccgtagctcaaactcagccatcccaacctttgtgcgctccgaattcttccaagcttgcctgttctcgtggtgcctcttgcgcgaagggttggccattcccctgaatgccaatgttagatgcccgctcctctgagcgactattttccctacatctccatgcccgttttccctcaaacggtcgcgcgttgctgactgccctcaacgcagccccactaggtcccccacgtttgcatgttaagtgtttctatgagtgcttgtcccgctctgataccataatgtcacgaccttagctggttttgcctaaggcgtgcggcaccctcgcgcgtccgtccgcaaaggtcagcctcccagaagcctcccattgtcccttaggaccaacaaaagagagaacaggttaaagagaacgcctcaatcaggatccacaagcaaacatgtccgaaaaacacttcatagacaatgcaaaatacaaacagactttacaagctctgaacagtggcacaacaaagggtaaaatggtccattacagaccaaaaagctttcgaacgtgtccacatgacacaacctttatttacaagcctaaagaggccaccaacccaactaaaatgggactattaagccttcggccgcccctttacattctgtacaaggcatgaacatgccaaaagacaacggacagacataagcattacatccaacatcttgtttagaagtttgtccgttacagtatGGTGACGTATACGATAATATGTAATTTCATGAAAgagttttcctttttaatttttaatttttattttcagtTTGGTGTGGTTATTGTTTttctaatatcttaaatatttatgATCATCACTGATACTTTTTCTTCCCTTTGTTGCTGCATTGACACTATTGATTATCGTTGCTTCTTCTTTCAACGAGTGTTATTGATCACCTCGAAATTATCTCACTTTTGTCTTATCATAATCCTCTATGTTTCATCATTTTCACTCTTGTCATGGTAGCCTCCTATCCTTCGTGAGGTCTCGTCGTTTTTTCCCTATTGCTTCTATCCTCCTATTTGGATCCCACCTCCATCGACAAATATTTAGAGTATTAGAGGAAAATAAGAACACCAAatgagaaattttaaaaaataaaaataaaaacatcattCAAAATAATCCCAAAATGATAGCATTTTAAGAGAAATCGTCCTATGATAATTGTAGCAATAAGTTGAACTTGAGCGCACTCCACCTGTTACATATAATATAATAGATAAGTGTCCGTTTGTTTTAATAACGTGAAGTAGAATTATGTTGAGCACGATATGATTTAAGTATAgtctaattaatatttaatatttaatttgatttatttataaGACTTGTATTCAATAATGATTGGTATATTAATTCACCATTCATTGATCGATTGAACGAGAATTAATCAGGTAAAGTACTCGAGGATCGATCTTGCTCGTTTATTGATTGGGTTGATCATATCGATCGACTCACTTGTGACACAAATCCATAGGTCAAATCTACACTCTTAAATGTTGAGGAAGTGTTTTTGACTATCGTCATATCAATCGTCGTCATAATGTTGTCCGCACGTTTGCATAATAAAGTGGAAAACAAAGCAATTGcttttaaatatatatagatTTTTTTGGCTAATAATTAGGTTTTGGTTATTGAGAAACTTTCATAATTGTTTCGCATACTTCTTTCATGATAATTGACGTTCCAATGTGAGAGATTGATGATTTGAGGATTTTGCCTAAGAGCAATCGAGATGTGGAAGCATGAACATCACCTTACGATGAAATCTCCTTTGATGTTTATGCCAaatcatttctcaaaaaataataatgattgtGTTATAAAGAATATTCTTGAATTCTAGATGATTATATCGAGCATTCTTATGGATCTTATGGTTTTAATTTAGTAGCCACATATCGCTAAAGCAGTTTATTGTCGTGGCATGGGAGTTGATCTTCTTTTGACAATATTCGAAcgattatattataaaaaaatattcttaaagtTTGGATGGCTATATcgagtaattttttttattatgatatatatCTTGCGGATTTAGTTTAGTAGTAGTATGACACATCACCGAAGTGGATTATTATTGTGGTGGTGTGGGAGTTGACCTTATTTTTACATAAttcatcaaattaaaaaaaaaatcaattgttAGTGGGAGGTTAAATTgtactattattaattttagcTTAAACTTATCGACAATCTTACTAACATATTATTATTTGACTTATATTGTATGATTGTCGGAGTCGTTCCTCGATCAAATTACAACACGAGCTTGAACCCAACTCAAATTGTCTGTATCAATTTAAAAGAAATGAGAGTATAAAACGTTGCCCATGTATCAATATTTGATTAGTATAAATTATTTCCCCAAACTAATTCACTGCTGTAAGGTAAGAGTCTAACCTTTGGGACACATGCACAACTATTTACCTCGTTTTGGTTACAATGGATGTGATATGCCATTATATTTTcttacttgaaccatttttcttgTAAGATAATGAAATGGAAGGCCAATGAACATGGCCACAATATCTATCATTCGTAGAATATTGGATGGAGCATACGCAgtacgagaagaagaagaggagaaaatgaGAAGGTGAAAACAGAGtagggagaggaagaagaagagctaCTTCTACATTTCGGATGCGTGCGTGCCGCCTTTGTCCTCCGTTGCGGACACAGCTCGGCCTGTGATCTGTACTCCCTGTCAGTGTACAGAACTGTCAGCGCGGCGGTAAACTCTGCTGCTGCTCTGTGAGTCGTACCTTTGGCTACGTATCGATGGCGGCACTGTTGGTTCACATGCGGTCCTTTGTGCCATCTCTCCCACTCCtcgcctctctctctttctctctctctcttgcggtTGTAATCGGAAGGACCATCCACCCCAACCACCAATCcatccctttctctctctctctctgtgcttcCAATCGATCTAAGCCACGCCTTGTCAAATGACGAGCTCGTCCTTCCACTGCACAAGCTCCGGCGCAGGTCCCTCCAAGGTTGAAGGACATGGGCACCTCATCATTGATTTGGCCATTTAGAACATGGCAGGAGAAAGATGCTGCCTGTCGCTCTTAAAGCTTTCCTAAGACAGCTCATAATAGGTCACCAGAGGCTGTCAACTTCAATATCAACTTGCCAATCATGGTGGCAAAAGTGATGAGATATCTATAGATCAATCTTAGTAGTGAATAGAGTAACCAAACACGAATGGGCATCTACAGAACCCTCGCTGATTCAAATGTGTGAAACAAAAAGTCTCCAACTTCGCATTTAAAGAACAATAATCACAAGAAAGTGCATACTGTAGAAATCCATGAATCACATATTTCATACAAGTGTTATACATGAACAAGTTGATGCTATCTAATCCTGATTCATGAACATACATATTAAGCAGTTGAATTGCTATGGAGACTGCCAAAACTAATTTAAACATACACCCAAGTAGCAAGAAATGAGTATTCTGTGTAGTTGTTGCAGATTAGTTCAGATGCCATCCGTGATTACCATGTACAAAAGAGCACACCTTGTGTGTCAGCTAAGCTACACCCACATCTTCTTTGTCGCTTCCATCCGTTCGAGCAAACCGGCAATCTCAGCTTGCATCCTCATCTTCATGTTCTGATAATCGCAATGAGAGTTTTCGAGAAACTTCAGTTCCTCCAGCTTCTTCCTGCGCCTATCTTCAGTCTCCTGTAGCAAGAGTTTTGCGATCTTGTTACCGTAATCCTCCTCCAACTTCTCAGACTTGCCACGTACTATATGGCGGTAGCTCTCAACTTCTCTCCTGGCATCATCAGCTAGTTTCTGGAATAGCTTAGCCTCTGCCTCCTTGCATTTTACAATGGTCTCCAAACTCTTGAATCCATCATCCTTCAGTGAAGTAAAATGGGGTTCTAGTGCAACAGGCTTGGCATCTGCTTTCAGTGCATCTATCTGTTTGTCCAGTATAGATGTGGTGGGGCTAAAGCTGATTGCAGATTTTGACACATTGATGGCTGCTGCTGATGGAAGGGGCGTATCTGCATGCTGGGTTGCTTGAGCAAGTATGTTTTTAGAGGAACTGCCGGTAACGGAAAACTCCGTGACTCCATCTGAAATATGGAATGTAAGGAACAGTTGGCACTAGAAATTTGAATGCAAACACTTGACACTAGACAATTCTAGAGTTAAACAGATAGATGCTCACATTCCAGAATTCACAAACATTAAGAAGACACATCTGGCAGAGTCAGACGCATATGGCATTGCATGCTTAGTTGGACCCCATTTCAATGATCTTTATTTTCTTATTGTGATAGCTTTTGCACAATGAACGGTTCCTATGTGATTGCTCTTTCACGAATCAAGTTCTGCAACAGTCCTAATACTTCAAAATCTTAAAATCGATGATCTTTGGACATGTCCATTAGGTCATCATACCATTTGACAGACTGAATACCAAATCCAACTCTATATGAGGCCAAAATATGTAGGATCTGCAGAATCTCATTCTAAGCCATGTTTCCTGATTCATAAGCACTTTCTTCTTAAATTCTCCTATAATCACCTTCCGCTCGAACTGTAAGTAATTATGTAACTGGCTCTTCGATCAGAAAATTCTTGTCCAATATATTACTCTAGAACTATATGCCCATTTCTGCTTGATAATTTAGATTTTGATTTGTCCATCATATTCTCACATCCCCTAGGAGTATAAGCATTCTTCTTGACTACATTACATTGTCTTTCACGACatgcttttgcatttaaagatgGAACTAAGAACACATGTTCAACTTTGCAGACTAATAAATAATCAGTCTTGAACATCAACATTTACACTTCTCTTTTGGAAATCAACGTTATATAAAGATCCTTCATGTATTGGCAAGTAGCCTCAAATTACACATCTCATAATAAACCTGCATCAATAAAATTTAGGATCATTCTGTTTCTGATAAAAtactttcattatcattttcatacTTCACAAGCAGGAATAACCATATCTGTACAGCATATTCTTGTCAACCTTGCATCACTCTGCCCAGAATGTCCAGGCCTGCACTTTCTACTACTTGTTGCCAAGGTGATGTGAAATGAAAATGTAAAGACTGAAATATGAAGCATGACCAAAGCATCTGTTGTAATATAACTACTGGTCAAAATAGAAGGTGATATACTGGGTATGCATATTCCGATAAATATTTGTGATGTACAAAAACAAGAGGATGCTATAATTGAGCTAGAGTCAGTAGTcactatttaatttatatatatggcCTTTCGCCATTTATCAATATCAGTCAGCCACTTAATCTTATTTTATATTAACATAAACAGTCCCTTCAGCACACACACATCACTAATGATAGCATAATTGCAGAAAAAGCAGATCCCGAGGTTGTGTTGCATTAaagatgcaaatatataaaacaaaAGTTCCATAAACGTATTTCTGTTCCTGCACTAGAGAACATGCTAAGAAATTTTTTGGGAAACATCTGAGGACCAACTATATGCTTAGAACACATTTTTATTCAAAGATAAAAATTGTTGATCAGGCATTTAAATAATAATGACATGGGAATTAAGCACCAACATAGCCTATCCACAATCATGTGAACAAAGCTTTTGTACTTCTGAGTAACCAGGGCACAGAAGTACAGGCTATGATGACCGCCCATGCATTTAATTAGATATCCCCAGGAACAAGCTGATGAGAGCAAACAAGCCACAAGCACCTTCATGAAGGGGCATCTAATATGCAGTAATAGGAGTGAAGAATGAGAGTCATAAAAAGAAAACCTCATGGAGGATCAACATATAAATTCGGATGATAGGAACCGAGGACAAAAAGGAAAGTATAGATGCAAGTTTAAATAGCAAGATAATAGCCACTATCTAGTAAAACAGAGCTTTAAAAAATGAGCAGTTTCAAAAGGACTATGATACCCGGAAGGCCACCTTCAAGCAACACCTAAATAAGAAAATTGTGTACATCATATTCATGACCAAACAAAAAACTTATAATTGCTACCtcaataaaaacatatattgcATCAGATATAAGTACTAACTGCAAGCTTTGGTATAACCTAAACAATTACCAAGAAGAGAAGTGCAAGATGTAGCCATGCATATAGACAAAACTCATCACAAAGGAACCCTCATATCCCATAATACAGGCTCACTCAACATAGAGGAGAGGTCCACTCATCAAGGGAGTGGATGCATCGTTCAAAGCACACAGGCAGCAATATTCTACACATGACCTGCTAAGAAATCAAATTATAGGGAGAAGAGAAGCAAATAATGTTAAGGCCAAGTTACTTTTGGCTTTCTTGCAATCCTGTGAACTAAAACACCACTATAGAAAGTTAAGTGATTATGGGCTGACTTCAAACATCATGAAAGACACAGCCTTCATAATCGAATATAAAAGATGATATGAATCCGGCGCAGAAATATAAGATGGTGAACTAAGGAAATCACAGAACAGGTAAGTAAACCACAAAACAAGGATATTACTGACATCAGAAGCAACCAGAGATCATCAAGATACTCACACTTGAAAAAAAGTAGCATGCAAGCACATGCATCCTCCGGGGAAATTACTTTCTTGATGAGCATGTTGAGGACCTCCACAGCTTTTGCATGAAGCCCCTTTCCTTCAAAATCTTCACTAGCTTGGAAGATCATTCTAACACAGTCCAGCTCTTTCATTAATGCCTCAGGACCCCAATTTTTAGCACACTCATTAAACACATCTTTGACAAATCCAAACATCTCAGAAGCATGCCCACATCCCAGGCACTGATATTGCATCTCAGTCATACCTCTAGGTCCTTTTGAGTTTGGTCCGGGCCTAATTAAATTCTTCTCAATGCCACAAATAGCATGGCACCAATGGGAACAATTATCACAACCAACCCAACTGCAAGTATTCAAAGCACAATCAAATTTGAAACATACAGGACATGTGCAGGCACTACAGAAACCTTTTCTGGTGGAACATATCTTGCAGACACAGTCATCAACCGGCAGCACATTCTTACAATTCACATTCCTGCACCTCATGAGCAAAAAAATCTCGACCAACTCATTACTGGGGATTCGGCTCTTTCCCGAGACATAAGATACGGTACCAGTCTTGATAGCAACCAAAACTTCAAGGTGCGTCCTGTGTGCTTTTGAGAGGATCTCAAACGTAAGATCTGACCTCCTCTCTAGTTTCCTCTGCAGGCTAGCAAACTCATGCTTCTTATCCGGAACTTCCATAAGGTTCCTGAGACACTCTCTCAGTGCTTCCAATGATTCACTATGAGATTCATAAAGCAATTGTGCAATGACAGGAACCGACTCAGACACTAATTCTCTCAAAACCTTATCCAGCCTAGAAAGCATGCCATTTCTGCCGCTATCTGAACTCACAACACCATTAACTTTTGCAGGCCTCGCAGGCAATTCAGATGGAAAGAAAGAGACATTTCCTGAGCTGTTTGCCTTGTACAGACTATTGTTGAGTTCTTTGTTGTGGTGCGCAAAAGCAATGGTATTGCCATCACCCACAGGCCTAAACTTGCTATGAACTGAGCCATTCGTCCCCTCCCCGGCAAACCAAATCTTATCATTGTCCCCCCTCGAGAAGTCATAATTATCGGTGGAGTTCCGTGTCAAGGAGCAGCTGGGGTTATGTGAAAACGGGACGGAGCACGAGTACGAGAGCGAGGGGGCAAAGTCCTCCGAATTCGCAGCTCGCATGCTATTACTGTAACTATTTTTCGGTGGAACCACCAAAACAGGGACACTCGGAGTCGTAGCCACCCCGGCGACATTCGTCGCCGGAATGGAAGAGTTGAGAGACAGGGAAAGGTTGGGCGGGGAGAGGGAGAGGTTCAAAGTCTCGATCTTAACCTTCTTCTTGCGGTCATCGGCCTCATCGGCATCCTCGGGCGTCTCCCGCTTCGCGGACGGCTTGCCACCAGCCAATTGAAGGAAGTCTCGCTCGATCCATCGCCGATCGTCTACGGCCGAGATGTTCGGGGCGACCTCCTTGCCCTTCAATCGGGATTTATCGAGGGAAACGAGGAGATCAGAGCCAAGGCCCTCCTTTTCATAGGCAGCAGAGGCCCCCGGTTTCATATTGTCGCAGAGGTAACTGAGCGTGAGCTCCTGGGGAGCGGTGGTGGCGCCGTGTGTGGTGGGTGGCGACGCGGACGCGGCGGCATCCCGAAAGAGGTAAGGCTTAGATGGCGGGTCCTCGAGATCAAGAGGGTCAGGGCTGGGATGTGGGAGCTGGGGACTGGGAGAGGAGTCCTTGCGGGGATCGGATTCGGGGAACATGGCGGAGGAGGAGAAATCGAAGGAGAAGAAACTGGCGAGGGTTTCGGAAAGAAGTATCGAAGAAAAAGTAGGGTTTTGAGGGGTTTACAATCGTCTTCGATCCCCGTCTCCGAGCTCGAGATCGCGCGCccgctctcctcctccctccttggGGCCGTCGACGTCGCCGTCTCCGATGTTGGCGCGGTCTTACGCTTCGTCTCTCTTTTAGCTTTCGTTTCTTTTTTCCGTTAATTCTTCGTTTCAAGTGCTCCGCGGGATAAGCCAAGTGATGCGATGGATGGAGGTCGGGTCGGGTGCATCTTGTGACAGCTGCTTTGGGACTAGGGAGAGCGGCTGTAAAATTGTACCTGAGGTGTAAGATACCGTTCTGAACAACGGACCATAAGAGCAGGGAGCAGCTAACCTACCTTACTCTAAACAGGAAACAGTATTTTCCACCAAGTCTGCAATCTTGAACGTGCGCCTTTATAAGGGTGACGTGGGGCCCGCACGTCTGTAATGGGCAGGTAAATGCGTTTCCTGCTTTGCCACGCACAAGGATGTGGCCTCCGCGTCTGTAATGCAAGGCGGGGGCTTATAATTACGAGAATGCAAGGGGGCGCCGTGGGATTTGGTGAACCGTTGACATTCCATTCAACGGCTGGGATTTGCGCGTGACAAGTAGGGGTGGTGGGGCCGCTGGCGGCGACAGTGCGGTCGTGGTGGACCCGATGCGGAGAGCTCAATGGGCAGTTTGCGTTCAAGTGGGTTTCACTGAATCTTACTCGACCAGCATTAACTCCCTTCGTTGACACGTATGCTTCTTTTACATGCTTTAATGAGACCTTTGACCTCCTGTAACTATACAGTAGATTCTAAGATGAGTCATACATCATAAATCGTTGTTTCGTAATAATATCTCTATCAGAATCCGAATCTAAAGTCACTCTATTCAACTACTTGGCTCACTTACCATCTTTACTTTTAGATAAAGAGACAGTTTGTGTAGGGTGCCATGTCCTAAATTCTCCCAAGATTTAGTTTTCATTAGTTGCATCGACTTGATCATTGTATAGCATCTACTGTTATCGATGTTATGGTGGCAGTGAATGGAAAAGAGGTGCAGTGGGTGGACCCATTGTTTGACGGGAGTAGTGATTCTTATGATCAAGGAATATCGTATGTGGGAAGCATTAACTGGTAGTGCAGCTCATTATTGAAGCATCCATCATTTCTGGGCATGTCAAAAGAAGCCTTGCTCAGAATCTTCAGATAACATGTCTGGATTTTGGAGGAATATATCAAAGTTAGTGCAGCATCAAGAAGTGGTGTAATCTCAAGCACCAGGGTTTGCATGATAATATATGTATTAAAAGTTCGGTAAGGGAACtacatcatcaaatcaaactcttaTATGATTGGGATTTAGAGTCACGGTGGAGGAAATCATGCTACTTCATGGAACTTTTATTGGCATTTCACGGTAGAATGAAGAGTGCAGAGGAGAGAGTCAGTCTGGAGGACACAGTTCACAGCatgacaagagagagagaggcttattGTTCCTCAAAATAATTGACTTGTTATACAACATAGACTTTTGGCAATAGGGTCGAGAGCTTTCCCAGGAGATGTTTATTGATCTCATCATCAACCATCTTCTATATTGATCTTTCAGTGGGTTT comes from the Musa acuminata AAA Group cultivar baxijiao chromosome BXJ1-10, Cavendish_Baxijiao_AAA, whole genome shotgun sequence genome and includes:
- the LOC135595853 gene encoding protein TITANIA-like, with protein sequence MFPESDPRKDSSPSPQLPHPSPDPLDLEDPPSKPYLFRDAAASASPPTTHGATTAPQELTLSYLCDNMKPGASAAYEKEGLGSDLLVSLDKSRLKGKEVAPNISAVDDRRWIERDFLQLAGGKPSAKRETPEDADEADDRKKKVKIETLNLSLSPPNLSLSLNSSIPATNVAGVATTPSVPVLVVPPKNSYSNSMRAANSEDFAPSLSYSCSVPFSHNPSCSLTRNSTDNYDFSRGDNDKIWFAGEGTNGSVHSKFRPVGDGNTIAFAHHNKELNNSLYKANSSGNVSFFPSELPARPAKVNGVVSSDSGRNGMLSRLDKVLRELVSESVPVIAQLLYESHSESLEALRECLRNLMEVPDKKHEFASLQRKLERRSDLTFEILSKAHRTHLEVLVAIKTGTVSYVSGKSRIPSNELVEIFLLMRCRNVNCKNVLPVDDCVCKICSTRKGFCSACTCPVCFKFDCALNTCSWVGCDNCSHWCHAICGIEKNLIRPGPNSKGPRGMTEMQYQCLGCGHASEMFGFVKDVFNECAKNWGPEALMKELDCVRMIFQASEDFEGKGLHAKAVEVLNMLIKKVISPEDACACMLLFFKYGVTEFSVTGSSSKNILAQATQHADTPLPSAAAINVSKSAISFSPTTSILDKQIDALKADAKPVALEPHFTSLKDDGFKSLETIVKCKEAEAKLFQKLADDARREVESYRHIVRGKSEKLEEDYGNKIAKLLLQETEDRRRKKLEELKFLENSHCDYQNMKMRMQAEIAGLLERMEATKKMWV